GCTTCACCCAGCGCCGTGCCGGCGGGAACGCCCAGGATATTCGACAGCGTCAGGCCGGCAAACATCAGCGCGATGGCGCTCGCCCGCTTGTTGCGCGGCACGAGGCTCGCCGCAACGACGGAGCCGATGCCGAAAAAGGCGCCGTGGCCGAAGGCGGTGAAGACCCTCGCGGCCATCAACAGCCAGTAGTTCGGGGCGATGGCGCAGAAGAGATTGCCGATGACGAAGAGGGCAGCGAGGCCGACAAGCACGGGCTTGCGCGGCAGGCGCGCCGTTGCCATGGCCACGATCGGCGCACCGAAGACGACGCCGAGCGCATAGCCGGTGACCAGAAGGCCAGCCGAAGGGATCGAGACGCCAAGGTCGGCCGCGACCTCCGGCAACAGGCCCATGATGACGAATTCGGTGGTGCCGATGCAGAAGGAGGCAATGGCAAGCGCCAGGATCGGCAGCGGCATGGGGTGTCCGGTCTGAATCGGTTCAAGATCGAGACTGACTTTGAACCTGGCCGGCGCACAAGCGTCATTGTTGCAACGCAGCAATGCAGAAAGAGGAGAGCGAGGTCGCGACGAACAACCTAGGTGAGCGGTTTAAGCTCCTGGGCGATCGTCGGCAGCAGTTCCGAGACGTTGGGGTGGATGTGCATGGCGCGCGCCAGCGTCGAGATCGGGGCCTTGGCGTACATGAGGTCGAGCACGCAATGGATCGCCTCGTCGCCGCCTGGCCCGAGCACGGTGCAGCCGAGGATCTCGCCGGTGTCGGCATCGGCGAGGATCTTCATGAAGCCTTGCGTCTCGCCCTTCTCGACCGCGCGGCCGACACGCGTCATCGGCCGCTGGCCGACCAGCGCGCGGCGGCCGGATTTCTTCACCGCGGCTTCCGTCATGCCGCAGCGCCCAAGCGGCGGATCAATGTAAAGCGCATAGGCCTCGATGCGGTCGGTGACCTTGCGCGGATCGTTGTCGAGCAGGTTGGCCGCGACGATCTCGAAGTCGTTGTAGGAGGTGTGGGTGAAGGCGCCCTTGCCGTTGCAGTCGCCCATCGCCCAGATGCCGGGCACGCTGGTGCGCAACAGGTCGTCGACGACGATGAAGCCGCGCTGGTCGACCTCGACGCCGGCTTTTTCGAGGCCAAGATCGTCGGTGTTGGGGACGCGGCCGAGCGCCAGCAGCACATGCGAGCCGACCGCCGGCGGCTGGCCGGCGGAGAAAGTCACGGCGACCTCGTTGCCTTTCCTGGCGAACGCGATGTCGCCGGCGCCAACATGGACGGTGATGCCTTCATTTTCGAGAATGGCCTGGATGGCGGCGGACGTGTCCTCGTCCTCGCGGCCGGTCAGCCTCGGCGCCTTCTCGATCACCGTGACCTCGGAGCCGAAGCGGCGGAA
This region of Mesorhizobium sp. M2A.F.Ca.ET.046.03.2.1 genomic DNA includes:
- a CDS encoding FAD-containing oxidoreductase; its protein translation is MSAKAFDAIVIGAGQAGTPLAGRLNAAGMSVALIERKLIGGTCVNTGCIPTKTMVASAYAAHLARRAADYGVTVSGPVAVDYKAIKARKDKVSGASRTGLETWIAGMEKCTLYRGHARFESADTVRVGDELLTAPKIFLNTGGRASVPDLPGVHDIPYLTNSSMMDLDVLPSHLIVVGGSYISLEFAQMFRRFGSEVTVIEKAPRLTGREDEDTSAAIQAILENEGITVHVGAGDIAFARKGNEVAVTFSAGQPPAVGSHVLLALGRVPNTDDLGLEKAGVEVDQRGFIVVDDLLRTSVPGIWAMGDCNGKGAFTHTSYNDFEIVAANLLDNDPRKVTDRIEAYALYIDPPLGRCGMTEAAVKKSGRRALVGQRPMTRVGRAVEKGETQGFMKILADADTGEILGCTVLGPGGDEAIHCVLDLMYAKAPISTLARAMHIHPNVSELLPTIAQELKPLT